From the genome of Phreatobacter cathodiphilus, one region includes:
- a CDS encoding branched-chain amino acid ABC transporter permease — protein sequence MTMKPWLPPLLVLAAAAALAPLPIVAGSYWMALLVNILMYATLATAWALFSGPTHYVSLATAAFFGLGAYTMAFLGETLPLPLVYGVAALIGAVVATVVGLSTLRLSGVYFVIFTFGLAELVRQLVTWGEAKYGGTVGRFVFIDVTQQGIYWMLLGLLVVILLTGLAIQRSRLGWALRAIGEDETVARHAGIDTTVSKVAVFVVSATFMTLVGAIMAPRWTYIDPSIAFNPIISFQVLIMALLGGAARLYGPILGVVPLAILFEILQANFPNYFSILLGIAFLVIVYFVPNGIVGLIDQGRGAIVRAARRRPHPAE from the coding sequence ATGACCATGAAGCCCTGGCTGCCGCCCCTGCTGGTCCTCGCCGCCGCGGCGGCGCTCGCTCCGCTCCCCATCGTCGCCGGCTCCTACTGGATGGCGCTGCTCGTCAACATCCTGATGTATGCGACGCTCGCCACCGCCTGGGCGCTGTTCTCCGGCCCGACGCACTACGTCTCGCTGGCCACCGCCGCCTTCTTCGGCCTCGGCGCCTACACCATGGCCTTCCTCGGCGAGACGCTGCCGCTGCCGCTGGTCTACGGCGTCGCGGCGCTGATCGGCGCCGTCGTCGCGACCGTCGTCGGCCTGTCGACGCTGCGCCTCTCCGGCGTCTATTTCGTCATCTTCACCTTCGGCCTCGCCGAGCTCGTCCGCCAGCTCGTCACCTGGGGCGAGGCGAAATACGGCGGCACGGTCGGCCGCTTCGTCTTCATCGACGTCACCCAGCAGGGCATCTACTGGATGCTGCTCGGCCTGCTCGTGGTCATCCTCCTCACCGGACTCGCAATCCAGCGCTCCCGCCTCGGCTGGGCGCTGCGCGCCATCGGCGAGGACGAAACGGTCGCCCGCCACGCCGGCATCGACACCACCGTGTCGAAGGTCGCCGTCTTCGTCGTCTCCGCCACCTTCATGACCCTGGTGGGGGCGATCATGGCGCCGCGCTGGACCTACATCGACCCCTCCATCGCCTTCAACCCGATCATCTCCTTCCAGGTGCTGATCATGGCGCTGCTGGGCGGGGCGGCGCGGCTCTACGGGCCCATCCTCGGGGTCGTACCCCTCGCCATCCTGTTCGAGATCCTGCAGGCGAACTTCCCCAACTACTTCTCCATCCTGCTCGGCATTGCCTTCCTGGTGATCGTCTATTTCGTGCCGAACGGGATCGTCGGGCTCATCGACCAGGGCCGCGGCGCCATCGTCAGGGCGGCGCGCCGTCGCCCCCATCCGGCGGAGTGA